Proteins found in one Coffea eugenioides isolate CCC68of chromosome 5, Ceug_1.0, whole genome shotgun sequence genomic segment:
- the LOC113770852 gene encoding equilibrative nucleotide transporter 3-like, with amino-acid sequence MDTDNGSGGGPVRLEGKFAAMAVCWLLGNGCLFSWNSMLTIEDYYVYLFPSYHPSRVLTLVYQPFALGTLAVLAYNEAKINTRKRNLFGYSLFFVSTLLVLVLDLATSGRGGIGTFIGICVVSGAFGIADAHVQGGMVGDLSFMLPEFIQSFLAGLAASGALTSALRLITKAAFENSKDGLRKGAILFFAVSTFFELLCVLLYAFVFPKLPIVKYYRSKAASEGSKTVSADLAAGGIHRQPEQVGQDPKQPERLSNKQLLVQNIDYALDMFLIYVLTLSIFPGFLSEDTGSHSLGSWYALVLIAMYNVWDLIGRCIPLWKRIKLESRRGLTTAILSRFLLIPAFYFTAKYGDQGWMITLTSFLGLSNGYLTVCVLTSAPKGYKGPEQNALGNILVLFLLGGISAGVTLDWLWLIGKGW; translated from the exons ATGGATACAGATAATGGAAGTGGAGGTGGTCCAGTTAGGCTTGAG GGAAAATTTGCTGCAATGGCAGTCTGTTGGCTTCTTGGAAATGGCTGCTTGTTTTCTTGGAATAGTATGCTGACAATAGAGGATTATTATGTCTACTTATTTCCG AGTTACCATCCCTCAAGGGTTCTTACTCTTGTATATCAGCCATTTGCACTAGGAACCCTGGCAGTGCTAGCATACAATGAGGCAAAGATCAATACAAGAAAGAGAAATCTTTTTGGATACAGTCTTTTCTTTGTTAGCACGCTTTTAGTACTCGTT CTGGATTTAGCCACATCTGGAAGGGGTGGAATTGGAACATTTATTGGAATTTGTGTTGTCAGCGGTGCTTTTGGAATCGCTGATGCTCATGTTCAGGGTGGAATGGTTGGAGATCTCTCATTCATGCTACCAGAGTTCATTCAG TCTTTTCTGGCAGGGTTAGCTGCATCAGGCGCACTAACATCCGCTTTGAGGTTGATTACCAAAGCGGCATTTGAAAATTCCAAGGATGGCCTGCGAAAGGGAGCCA TTCTATTCTTTGCTGTTTCAACATTCTTTGAGCTTCTCTGTGTCCTTCTTTACGCATTTGTCTTCCCCAAGCTACCAATCGTGAAGTACTATCGTTCTAAGGCAGCCTCAGAGGGATCAAAAACTGTTTCTGCTGACCTTGCTGCAGGCGGAATTCATAGGCAGCCTGAACAA GTTGGTCAAGATCCTAAACAGCCCGAAAGATTGAGCAACAAACAACTACTAGTTCAGAACATTGATTATGCATTAGATATGTTTCTGATATACGTTCTAACACTCTCTATATTCCCTGGATTTTTATCCGAGGATACTGGATCGCACAGCTTGGGAAGCTG GTATGCCCTTGTCTTGATTGCAATGTATAATGTCTGGGATCTCATAGGTAGATGTATACCTCTTTGGAAACGCATAAAGCTGGAATCGCGCCGGGGACTTACAACAGCAATTCTCTCTAGATTCTTGCTCATTCCTGCCTTCTATTTCACAGCTAAGTATGGTGATCAGGGCTGGATGATAACGCTTACCTCTTTTCTGGGGTTAAGTAATGGCTACCTTACAGTGTGTGTCCTTACTTCTGCCCCAAAGGGATACAAG GGACCAGAACAGAATGCCTTGGGAAATATACTGGTATTGTTTCTCCTAGGAGGTATATCTGCAGGGGTTACTCTTGATTGGTTATGGCTCATAGGCAAAGGCTGGTGA
- the LOC113770683 gene encoding uncharacterized GPI-anchored protein At4g28100-like, with product MKVQCTKKRRRFTFSLSFLVIFPALFSTFDVCSAGLLSQPAQPLKPGDYSSSNTVPAFPVQTQAQTCRLDLSDELFGGVSAACGRDLDRSRCCPVLAAWLFAAHARSALQVSSAAPPTSSDLPMMPDDSQKCVNSLQSSLLSRNIHIPQPNGSCDPVLCFCGIRLHQITSLSCPAAFNLTGSRNATPTAAVKNLEKNCHNSSYAGCTKCLGALQKLNGEVKNGTQKMDVEDGDRASKMLSRDCQLMGLTWLLARNKTAYIPTVSAVLRAVMYSAHPPHDAKCSPDQENMPLAVDSLQFEQSEASSSPSISTTSWSINILLFPILPLIIIGSLFV from the exons ATGAAGGTCCAATGCACAAAGAAACGTCGACGTTTCACCTTTTCGTTATCTTTCTTGGTTATCTTCCCTGCACTATTTTCCACCTTTGATGTTTGTTCCGCTGGCTTGCTCTCCCAGCCGGCTCAGCCATTAAAGCCGGGAGACTATTCATCTTCGAACACAGTCCCCGCATTTCCCGTTCAAACGCAGGCCCAAACTTGCCGGCTTGACCTCTCAGACGAGCTTTTCGGCGGAGTCAGTGCAGCTTGTGGGCGTGACCTAGACAGAAGCCGATGCTGCCCAGTACTGGCAGCGTGGCTGTTCGCTGCTCATGCTCGCTCGGCTTTGCAGGTCAGCTCAGCTGCTCCTCCGACCAGCTCCGACCTGCCCATGATGCCGGACGACTCGCAGAAGTGTGTGAACTCGCTGCAGAGCTCCTTGCTCAGCCGCAACATCCATATTCCTCAGCCTAATGGCTCTTGCGACCCCGTTTTGTGCTTTTGTGGGATTCGCCTTCATCAGATCACTTCCTTGAGTTGTCCAGCCGCGTTTAATCTGACGGGCTCCCGGAATGCGACGCCGACGGCCGCGGTCAAGAATTTGGAGAAGAATTGTCACAACTCTTCTTATGCTGGTTGTACCAAGTGTCTTGGTGCGCTCCAAAAG TTAAACGGCGAGGTTAAAAACGGAACTCAAAAGATGGACGTGGAAGACGGGGACCGAGCAAGCAAAATGTTAAGCAGGGATTGCCAGCTCATGGGGCTGACGTGGCTGCTAGCTCGGAACAAAACGGCATACATACCCACCGTTTCGGCAGTATTGCGGGCAGTTATGTACAGTGCTCATCCTCCTCATGATGCTAAATGCAGCCCCGACCAAGAAAACATGCCCTTAGCCGTCGATTCGCTGCAGTTTGAGCAATCAGAGGCGTCATCTTCGCCGTCCATTTCCACTACTTCTTGGTCAATCAATATTCTTCTGTTTCCGATTTTACCCTTAATCATTATTGGATCTCTATTCGTGTGA
- the LOC113770923 gene encoding putative cyclin-D6-1: MEFEFNLENPLPISQELLKEDSTVTSLFNIEADHMPSETYSQSLKHLSLQYNVREKIVSLIFNFSQNFDPLLSYLAINYLDRFLSSQPLSEEKPWILGLVAVSCVSLAMKMRKTESSVSDIQHDGGFIFDAQTIERMELFILGALKWRMRSITPFCFINCFISLFKFKDLPSTQALKSRATKIILKAQNEIKLWEFKPSVISASALLSASHELFPLQFPCFRNAISSCSYVNKENLLNCYKMMQEMAMEDYESVLDMVSSSNTPANVLDLHCSSSSSSDIEQTNPSEATFRLEKVPKRRKIGGFKSQNEYNEKLSQRQKC, from the exons ATGGAATTCGAGTTCAATCTTGAAAACCCTTTACCAATTTCTCAAGAACTGCTCAAAGAAGACTCAACTGTGACTTCCCTATTTAACATTGAAGCTGATCACATGCCTTCAGAAACTTACAGTCAGAGTCTAAAACATTTAAGCCTTCAGTATAATGTTAGAGAGAAAATTGTCTCTTTAATCTTCAACTTTTCTCAGAACTTTGATCCGTTATTATCTTATCTTGCCATCAATTATCTTGATCGGTTCCTCTCTAGCCAACCATTATCG GAAGAGAAGCCATGGATCTTGGGACTTGTCGCAGTTTCTTGTGTTTCATTAGCTATGAAGATGAGAAAAACAGAGTCCTCTGTCTCCGATATTCAG CATGATGGTGGGTTTATATTTGATGCACAAACAATTGAAAGAATGGAGTTGTTCATTCTTGGAGCTCTTAAATGGCGAATGAGGTCCATCACACCATTCTGTTTCATCAACTGCTTCATCTCTTTGTTCAAATTCAAAGACCTTCCATCAACTCAAGCCCTCAAATCTAGAGCTACTAAAATCATCCTCAAAGCTCAAAATG AAATCAAGTTGTGGGAATTCAAGCCATCAGTAATATCAGCCTCAGCACTTCTCTCTGCTTCTCATGAATTATTCCCTCTGCAGTTTCCCTGTTTTAGGAATgcaatctcaagctgttcatatGTAAATAAG GAAAATCTTTTAAACTGTTATAAAATGATGCAAGAAATGGCAATGGAAGATTATGAGTCAGTTTTGGACATGGTATCCAGCTCAAACACACCAGCCAATGTGCTGGATTTGCACTGCTCGAGCTCATCAAGCTCAGACATCGAGCAGACCAACCCTAGTGAGGCCACATTTAGGCTTGAGAAAGTCCCGAAACGTCGAAAGATTGGTGGGTTCAAAAGCCAAAATGAATATAATGAGAAGCTTTCCCAGAGGCAAAAGTGCTAG
- the LOC113772361 gene encoding tryptophan decarboxylase TDC2-like has translation MGSLHENNVYFSSSKVVGEFKPLDPEEFRRQAHQMVDFIADYYKNIENYPVLSQVEPGYLRNRLPETPPYKPEPFDNILRDIQNDIIPGMTHWLSPNFFAFFPATVSSAAFVGEMLCTCFNAVGFNWLASPAATELEMVVMDWLAQLLKLPKSFMFSGSGGGVIQGTTSEAILCALVAARDRALKSLGATGISKLVAYCSDQTHSTYSKACKLAGIFPCNIRIIPASADSNFALSPVVLRGVIEADVASGLVPLFLCASVGTTSTTAVDPVSQLAEVANEHEVWIHVDAAYGGSACICPEFRHYLDGVERVDSLSLSPHKWLLSYLDCSCLWVKKPDLLVKALNTNPEYLKNKRSELGSVVDYKDWQIGTGKRFKALRLWLIMRSYGVANLQSHIRSDVRMAKMFEGFVKSDPWFEIAVPRTFSLVCFRLNPFKESDPFYVKLLNKKLLDSVNSTGRLYMTHSVAGEVYMLRFAVGATLTEERHVCAAWKLIKESAEALLKRSYHNIV, from the coding sequence ATGGGCAGTCTTCATGAAAACAATGTCTATTTTTCCTCATCAAAAGTAGTTGGTGAATTTAAACCACTTGACCCTGAGGAATTCAGAAGACAAGCCCACCAAATGGTCGACTTCATAGCTGATTACTACAAAAACATTGAAAACTACCCAGTTCTTAGCCAAGTTGAGCCAGGATATCTCCGAAACCGTCTCCCCGAAACACCGCCGTATAAGCCTGAACCATTCGACAACATTCTCAGGGATATTCAAAACGACATAATCCCTGGAATGACTCATTGGTTAAGCCCTAACTTCTTTGCATTCTTCCCCGCAACCGTGAGCTCAGCTGCGTTCGTCGGGGAGATGCTTTGCACTTGCTTCAACGCTGTCGGGTTCAACTGGCTCGCCTCCCCGGCCGCCACCGAGCTTGAGATGGTTGTGATGGATTGGTTGGCTCAGCTGCTTAAACTTCCCAAGTCTTTCATGTTTTCCGGCTCTGGCGGTGGTGTCATTCAAGGAACCACCAGTGAAGCCATCCTCTGTGCCCTTGTTGCCGCCCGTGACCGGGCTCTCAAGAGCCTCGGCGCCACCGGAATCAGCAAGCTTGTAGCTTATTGCTCCGATCAGACTCATTCTACGTATTCTAAAGCTTGCAAGTTGGCTGGTATTTTTCCATGCAACATTAGAATAATTCCCGCGTCCGCTGATAGCAACTTTGCCTTATCCCCTGTTGTCCTACGTGGAGTGATCGAAGCTGACGTGGCATCAGGCTTGGTCCCACTTTTTCTTTGTGCTTCTGTGGGGACCACTTCAACCACAGCCGTCGACCCAGTGAGTCAGCTCGCTGAGGTGGCAAATGAGCACGAGGTCTGGATTCACGTGGATGCAGCCTACGGAGGCAGCGCATGCATTTGTCCCGAGTTCCGACACTATTTAGATGGAGTCGAGCGAGTTGATTCACTGAGTCTAAGCCCGCATAAGTGGCTACTCAGTTACTTGGACTGTAGTTGCTTGTGGGTCAAGAAACCCGACTTGCTAGTTAAGGCGCTCAACACAAATCCGGAGTATTTGAAAAACAAACGCAGCGAGTTGGGTTCGGTGGTGGATTATAAGGATTGGCAAATCGGAACCGGCAAACGATTCAAAGCACTCCGATTGTGGCTCATTATGCGGAGCTATGGTGTCGCAAATCTTCAGAGTCACATTCGATCAGATGTCCGAATGGCCAAGATGTTTGAAGGGTTTGTCAAGTCGGACCCATGGTTCGAGATAGCCGTGCCAAGAACCTTTTCACTGGTGTGTTTTAGGTTGAACCCGTTCAAAGAATCCGACCCGTTTTACGTCAAACTTCTCAACAAGAAACTCCTGGACTCAGTTAACTCAACGGGTCGACTCTACATGACTCACTCTGTAGCTGGTGAAGTGTACATGCTGAGATTTGCAGTGGGAGCCACACTCACAGAAGAACGCCACGTGTGTGCCGCTTGGAAGTTAATAAAAGAGTCAGCGGAGGCTTTGCTCAAGCGGAGTTATCACAACATTGTTTGA